The proteins below come from a single Erysipelothrix piscisicarius genomic window:
- a CDS encoding ABC transporter ATP-binding protein — protein sequence MALLEIKNLHTYFDTKRGLVKAVNGVSFSVDEGRTLGIVGESGSGKSQTAMSILQLFESNQRIYEGEIVFNGEVLSDYTEEQLRKIRGNDISMIFQEPMTSLNPVFTVERQISEVLMLHQGMSKQEASQRALEMLASVKIPRPEKVLKNYPHQLSGGMSQRVMIAMALACNPKLLIADEPTTALDVIIQAEILKLMNDLKNDYNTSILFITHDLGVISQMADDVIVMYGGKIVEAAPIKAIFTDAKHPYTKRLLNAFLKTDISGRKDRKEVEANLYASENDVYDFHNFKTNAVADVDWHNVGENHYVACNLKK from the coding sequence ATGGCTTTATTAGAAATTAAAAACCTACATACCTACTTCGATACAAAACGCGGGTTAGTAAAAGCTGTTAACGGTGTATCCTTCTCCGTTGATGAAGGACGTACACTGGGTATTGTTGGTGAATCAGGAAGTGGAAAGAGTCAGACAGCGATGTCAATCTTACAACTTTTTGAGTCAAACCAACGTATTTATGAGGGTGAAATTGTCTTTAATGGTGAAGTGCTCTCAGATTACACTGAAGAACAATTACGTAAAATTCGTGGAAATGATATTTCGATGATTTTCCAAGAACCAATGACTAGTCTAAACCCTGTCTTTACCGTTGAACGTCAAATCAGTGAAGTTTTAATGCTTCACCAAGGAATGAGTAAACAAGAGGCAAGTCAACGTGCACTTGAGATGCTTGCATCTGTTAAAATTCCTCGCCCTGAAAAAGTATTAAAAAACTATCCTCACCAATTATCAGGTGGGATGAGTCAACGTGTTATGATTGCGATGGCACTTGCATGTAATCCTAAGCTTCTCATTGCGGATGAGCCTACAACAGCGCTTGACGTTATCATTCAAGCAGAGATTCTAAAACTTATGAATGATCTTAAAAATGATTACAATACCTCAATTCTCTTTATTACCCATGACCTTGGTGTTATCAGCCAAATGGCAGATGATGTTATTGTTATGTATGGTGGTAAGATTGTTGAAGCTGCACCAATTAAAGCAATCTTTACGGATGCAAAACATCCATATACAAAACGCTTATTAAATGCGTTCTTAAAAACGGATATTAGTGGACGTAAAGATCGTAAAGAAGTTGAGGCAAACCTCTATGCTTCTGAAAACGATGTTTATGATTTCCATAACTTTAAAACAAATGCAGTTGCAGATGTTGATTGGCATAATGTTGGCGAAAACCATTATGTTGCATGTAATTTAAAGAAATAG
- a CDS encoding oligopeptide/dipeptide ABC transporter ATP-binding protein, whose amino-acid sequence MENKDNRVLIKVEHLQKYFPIKKSSIFQRKQEYVKANKDISIEIFEGETLGLVGESGCGKSTFGRTLIQLYDQTGGVSLYYGETIEEMMPEYVRGVYKSIPKVFGKHDAEYQAIKDLESKIEGTSGEEFIELNESLRLLKIAYETTYGNIFRLAGGLLVHDNLNEVSNLLLSKYQKGSAVAKLHKELEMETLRNTMHDKKANGNVTSLKEKLEQAQKELNDVNVVINEMKAKLSSHDNFEEYESLLDDGIDLSSLNKQEMRFLRKDLQIIFQDPYSSLDPRFTVGNIIGEGLIAHKLFKDANSDEYNEYIIDIMEKCGLQKEFIHRYPHQFSGGQRQRIGIARALALRPKFIVCDEAVSALDVSIQSQVINLLQDLKDEHNLTYLFITHDLGVVRYISDRIGVMYFGNLVELAPAEEIFSNPQHPYTKQLLAAIPRMEKDEAEIAELLKVVPNGIFDFTFEETGEADKDWYEVAPDHFVACRLLNAEAKNKKGGM is encoded by the coding sequence ATGGAAAATAAAGATAATCGCGTTCTCATTAAGGTTGAACACTTACAAAAATATTTCCCAATCAAAAAATCAAGTATTTTCCAACGTAAACAAGAATATGTAAAAGCGAACAAAGATATCTCAATTGAAATTTTTGAAGGCGAAACATTAGGACTTGTTGGAGAATCAGGTTGTGGTAAATCCACGTTTGGTCGTACATTAATTCAATTGTACGATCAAACAGGTGGTGTATCACTTTATTATGGTGAAACAATTGAAGAAATGATGCCTGAGTACGTACGCGGAGTATACAAATCAATACCAAAAGTTTTTGGTAAACATGATGCGGAATACCAAGCGATTAAAGACCTTGAATCAAAAATTGAAGGAACATCAGGCGAAGAATTTATTGAACTTAATGAATCATTGCGTCTTTTGAAGATTGCATATGAGACAACTTACGGAAATATTTTCCGTCTTGCCGGTGGGCTTCTTGTTCATGATAATCTGAATGAAGTAAGCAATTTACTCCTCTCAAAATATCAAAAAGGGAGTGCTGTTGCGAAGTTACATAAAGAACTTGAAATGGAAACATTACGCAATACCATGCACGATAAAAAAGCGAATGGTAATGTCACAAGTTTAAAAGAAAAATTAGAACAAGCGCAAAAAGAGTTGAATGACGTTAATGTGGTTATTAACGAAATGAAGGCGAAATTATCATCTCATGATAATTTTGAAGAATATGAATCTTTACTTGATGATGGTATCGATTTATCATCATTAAATAAACAAGAGATGCGTTTCTTACGTAAGGATTTACAAATTATTTTCCAAGATCCATATTCTTCACTTGATCCTCGTTTTACCGTAGGAAACATCATTGGAGAGGGGCTGATTGCTCATAAACTCTTCAAGGATGCAAACAGTGATGAATACAATGAATACATTATTGATATAATGGAAAAATGTGGACTTCAGAAAGAATTTATTCACCGTTATCCTCACCAATTTTCAGGTGGACAACGTCAACGTATTGGGATTGCACGTGCATTAGCACTTCGTCCTAAGTTTATCGTTTGTGATGAAGCGGTAAGTGCATTGGATGTTTCAATCCAATCACAAGTTATTAACTTACTTCAAGATCTTAAGGATGAACATAACCTAACATACCTCTTTATTACACATGACTTGGGTGTGGTTCGCTATATTAGTGACCGTATTGGTGTTATGTATTTTGGTAATTTGGTTGAACTTGCACCTGCTGAAGAAATCTTTAGCAATCCACAACATCCTTATACGAAACAATTGCTTGCAGCAATTCCTCGTATGGAAAAAGATGAAGCAGAAATTGCCGAACTCCTTAAAGTTGTTCCTAATGGCATTTTCGATTTCACATTTGAAGAAACGGGTGAAGCAGATAAAGATTGGTATGAAGTGGCACCAGATCACTTTGTAGCATGTCGTCTGCTTAATGCCGAAGCGAAGAACAAGAAAGGAGGTATGTAA
- a CDS encoding ABC transporter permease subunit — translation MDNNKKNSFWSSIKSMFANLFKSGGQRREELEDLIAEDVVISPSKQIARNFFENKLGVTGLIGFVLIFAIVFGTTTFRPYNSYEHETVLNNLAPGTKYLNIPKEIQGKNIETISSGTSYSVALDDAGKVHFWGQRPDKKFKVDQIVEKTKNSKIKSLASGDKFVVAVTENNQFIGVGENTFSQTELPFDVMEELGSDNIVKVAAGKRFTAIVTDKGKIYTWGSVLENNLDNIPKSIQGRVKDIAIGQFNIIALLDDGSLVAFGQGGTEVGAIPTELTDGSVKVTQVELTKTSAMALDADGNVHTWGSHGKFQSVPELDGKVVQISSTLTSFNALTESGHVYAWGEGKFNLTDVPTSVTNVKNKQIFSDHFQSFAVSEDNQINGWGNKGFILGTDDMGRSIGERLLYGGRISLTVGAISMIISTLIGVLVGLIAGFYGGWVDNLLMRIAEVISAFPFLPLAITLSALLPSSTTQPQRLAMIMVILGVISWPGVARLVRGQILAEREKDFVLAARALGLKEKTIIIRHILPSVFNFIIVNMTLGYASSLLTEAGLSYLGFGVKPPSPSWGNMLNGVANTTVIENYWWQWLLPALCVMLTALSVNLMGDALRDAMDPKSNQK, via the coding sequence ATGGACAATAATAAGAAAAATTCATTTTGGTCAAGTATCAAATCGATGTTTGCTAATCTATTTAAGAGTGGTGGACAACGACGCGAAGAACTTGAAGATTTAATCGCAGAAGATGTGGTTATCAGCCCATCAAAACAAATTGCGAGAAACTTTTTTGAAAACAAACTTGGAGTAACGGGACTTATTGGTTTTGTGTTAATTTTTGCGATTGTTTTTGGGACAACGACATTCAGACCGTATAACTCATACGAACATGAAACCGTATTAAATAACCTTGCTCCAGGAACGAAGTATTTAAATATTCCCAAGGAAATACAAGGGAAAAACATTGAGACAATTAGCAGTGGTACTTCCTATTCTGTTGCATTAGATGACGCAGGAAAAGTACATTTCTGGGGACAACGTCCTGATAAGAAATTTAAAGTTGATCAAATTGTCGAAAAGACGAAAAATAGTAAAATTAAATCACTAGCATCTGGAGATAAATTTGTTGTTGCAGTCACCGAAAACAATCAATTTATTGGTGTGGGTGAAAATACCTTCTCTCAAACAGAACTACCATTTGATGTCATGGAAGAACTTGGTAGTGACAACATTGTTAAAGTAGCAGCAGGGAAACGCTTTACTGCAATTGTTACAGATAAAGGAAAAATCTATACATGGGGTAGTGTTCTTGAGAACAACCTCGATAATATTCCCAAAAGTATCCAAGGTCGTGTTAAAGACATTGCCATTGGACAATTTAATATCATCGCTTTACTTGATGACGGATCATTAGTAGCATTCGGTCAAGGTGGTACTGAAGTTGGTGCTATCCCGACAGAATTAACAGATGGTTCTGTTAAAGTCACTCAAGTTGAGCTTACAAAAACATCAGCAATGGCTTTAGATGCTGATGGTAATGTTCATACATGGGGTTCACATGGTAAATTCCAAAGTGTTCCTGAACTTGATGGTAAAGTTGTTCAAATTTCATCAACATTAACATCCTTTAACGCACTTACTGAATCGGGTCACGTCTATGCTTGGGGTGAGGGCAAATTTAATTTAACAGATGTTCCAACATCAGTAACAAACGTTAAAAACAAACAAATTTTCTCAGACCACTTCCAATCATTTGCTGTGAGCGAAGATAATCAAATTAACGGTTGGGGAAATAAAGGATTTATCTTGGGAACCGATGACATGGGACGCTCAATTGGAGAACGCTTGCTTTACGGTGGTCGTATCTCATTAACCGTTGGAGCGATTTCAATGATTATTTCTACACTCATCGGTGTTCTTGTTGGTTTAATTGCTGGATTCTACGGTGGTTGGGTTGATAACTTATTAATGCGTATTGCTGAAGTTATTAGTGCTTTCCCATTCTTGCCGCTTGCAATTACCTTATCGGCTTTATTACCTTCATCAACAACACAACCACAACGTCTTGCGATGATTATGGTTATTTTGGGGGTTATCTCGTGGCCGGGTGTTGCACGTCTTGTACGTGGACAAATCCTAGCTGAACGTGAGAAAGATTTCGTTCTTGCCGCACGCGCTTTAGGATTAAAAGAAAAAACAATTATTATTCGCCATATCTTACCAAGTGTATTTAACTTTATTATTGTTAATATGACGCTTGGATATGCTTCCAGCTTGCTAACAGAAGCCGGACTCTCATATTTAGGATTTGGTGTTAAGCCGCCTTCACCATCATGGGGTAATATGCTTAATGGTGTTGCAAATACAACAGTTATTGAAAATTACTGGTGGCAATGGCTTCTACCAGCACTCTGCGTTATGCTTACAGCCTTGTCTGTTAACTTAATGGGAGATGCACTTCGTGATGCTATGGATCCGAAGTCGAACCAGAAATAG
- a CDS encoding ABC transporter permease translates to MFKYMIKRIMSLIPVVIIISIMLFSLVKMMPGDPVIGMINPAIKDPEQYQRAYDEAAERIGHNKPLPEQYVRWVKNTLSGDLGISTSKNKPVKEVIATPLKNTVFLNIISTTIAFVISIIVGIKSAVNRGGKFDKFWQVFSLVGMSMPTLLISILLIYFFAIKLSISPTGGMPLAGTTGIAYVGQWFRYAALPIITLTIGSFASTIRYVRNAMIEVLNSDYIRTARAKGLSGKVIVYSHAFRNALIPVVTVLAGSIAGIFGGAAITEQIFSWNGIGNVLIQGVGSRDLMLVLAMNMFYAILSLVSNIVMDIGYAMVDPRVKLD, encoded by the coding sequence ATGTTTAAGTATATGATAAAACGGATTATGTCGTTGATTCCTGTTGTGATCATCATTTCAATCATGCTGTTTTCATTAGTGAAAATGATGCCTGGTGATCCCGTAATAGGAATGATAAACCCAGCGATCAAAGATCCAGAACAATACCAAAGGGCTTACGATGAGGCTGCAGAGCGCATCGGTCATAACAAGCCACTCCCAGAACAATATGTTCGTTGGGTAAAAAACACACTTTCGGGTGATTTAGGAATTTCAACTTCTAAAAATAAACCCGTAAAAGAGGTTATTGCAACACCTCTTAAAAATACAGTATTTCTTAATATAATTTCTACAACAATTGCGTTTGTTATTTCAATTATTGTAGGTATTAAATCAGCCGTGAATCGTGGCGGAAAATTTGATAAATTTTGGCAAGTCTTTTCACTTGTCGGAATGTCAATGCCAACATTGTTAATCTCGATCTTGTTAATTTACTTCTTTGCAATTAAATTAAGCATCTCCCCTACAGGTGGGATGCCACTTGCTGGAACTACAGGGATTGCATATGTGGGGCAATGGTTCCGTTATGCAGCCTTACCAATTATCACATTAACCATTGGTTCATTTGCATCGACAATTCGATATGTCAGAAATGCAATGATTGAAGTGTTAAACAGTGATTATATTCGTACTGCACGTGCCAAAGGGTTATCAGGAAAAGTCATTGTCTATTCGCATGCGTTTAGAAATGCTCTAATTCCAGTTGTAACGGTTCTTGCAGGTTCGATTGCTGGTATTTTTGGGGGTGCCGCAATTACTGAACAAATCTTCTCGTGGAACGGGATTGGAAACGTCTTGATTCAAGGAGTTGGTAGTCGTGACCTCATGCTTGTATTAGCGATGAACATGTTCTACGCAATCTTATCACTCGTTTCAAACATTGTTATGGATATTGGATACGCGATGGTTGACCCACGTGTTAAATTAGATTAG
- a CDS encoding ABC transporter substrate-binding protein, whose translation MKKLMIAFVAALLVLTGCGSQGSSSTLTVAAPASQNGDFVEGFGSNAYDRWATNLMHLGASVFYIDRDTSEIKPNPNFVESHEVKADSEGNKTYTFKIKGGNKYSDGTEITAKDYVMAMLFRAHPAWMKVASMESTGDELLGYNAYSTGESKVFEGVKLIDDNTFSLTIDKANLPYYFEASKADISPEPMHVWFKDAKLNAEGNAFDNTPEEIQGAVEYVSTTERYKPTVVVGAYKLESYENGTTILVKNDQYVGNYEGQKPEVEKVVIRQVDSNVTVQAIEKGEVDLSPGNIEGEYINKAKELELQTVNYPRNGFGNITLKANKGPTQYKEVRQSIGYMLNRNEFVQKIAGGYGSVVNGPFGLSQWFYKDNKDKIESSLIDYTYNITKANELLDQSIYKFEKDGVTPFDASKASKDYARYDADGNKLVVKHFGSEKNSVTDLIVSQLVPAAEKAGMEYYIEQGEFATLGAYMQGREENDFNAFNLATSFTSLYDPWQNHSKYVGTGLNWSDISDPELDAAIEKVRRIEPGNREAYSAAVVEYFQLWNDLLFQILSTQIYTMTSRQTVLKV comes from the coding sequence ATGAAAAAATTAATGATTGCATTCGTTGCAGCGTTATTGGTTCTTACTGGTTGTGGATCACAAGGTTCATCCAGTACATTAACGGTTGCGGCCCCTGCTTCACAAAATGGTGATTTTGTGGAAGGGTTCGGATCGAATGCCTATGACCGATGGGCAACTAACTTAATGCACTTAGGTGCAAGCGTTTTCTATATTGATCGCGATACTTCAGAGATCAAGCCAAATCCTAACTTCGTAGAAAGCCATGAAGTTAAAGCAGACAGCGAAGGAAATAAAACTTATACCTTCAAAATCAAAGGTGGCAATAAATACTCTGATGGAACAGAAATCACAGCTAAAGACTACGTTATGGCTATGTTGTTCCGTGCACATCCAGCTTGGATGAAAGTTGCATCAATGGAAAGTACCGGAGATGAACTTTTAGGTTATAACGCATATAGCACAGGGGAATCAAAAGTTTTCGAAGGGGTTAAATTAATCGACGACAATACATTCTCATTAACAATCGATAAAGCAAACTTGCCATACTACTTTGAAGCAAGTAAAGCTGATATCTCACCTGAACCAATGCATGTTTGGTTTAAGGATGCTAAATTAAATGCTGAAGGAAACGCATTCGACAACACACCTGAAGAAATTCAAGGAGCTGTTGAATATGTTTCAACAACTGAACGATACAAACCAACTGTTGTAGTAGGTGCGTATAAGTTAGAAAGCTATGAAAATGGTACAACAATTCTTGTTAAAAATGATCAATATGTAGGAAACTACGAAGGTCAAAAACCAGAAGTTGAAAAAGTTGTAATCCGTCAAGTTGACTCAAACGTTACAGTACAAGCGATCGAAAAAGGTGAAGTTGATTTATCACCAGGAAACATCGAGGGTGAATACATCAATAAAGCAAAAGAACTTGAATTACAAACTGTTAACTATCCACGTAATGGATTTGGTAACATCACATTAAAAGCAAATAAAGGACCAACTCAATACAAAGAAGTACGTCAATCAATTGGTTACATGTTAAACCGTAACGAATTTGTTCAAAAAATTGCTGGTGGATACGGTTCTGTAGTTAATGGACCATTCGGATTATCACAATGGTTCTATAAAGATAACAAGGACAAGATTGAAAGTTCACTTATCGACTATACTTACAACATTACTAAAGCAAACGAATTACTAGATCAATCAATCTACAAATTCGAAAAAGATGGTGTTACACCATTTGATGCAAGTAAAGCAAGTAAAGATTATGCTCGTTATGATGCAGATGGAAATAAACTTGTTGTAAAACACTTTGGTTCTGAGAAGAACTCAGTAACAGATTTAATTGTATCTCAATTAGTTCCTGCAGCTGAAAAAGCTGGTATGGAATACTACATTGAACAAGGTGAATTTGCTACTTTAGGTGCATACATGCAAGGACGTGAAGAGAATGACTTTAATGCATTTAACCTTGCAACATCATTCACATCACTTTATGATCCATGGCAAAACCATTCAAAATATGTTGGAACAGGTTTAAACTGGAGTGATATTTCAGATCCAGAACTTGATGCAGCTATTGAAAAGGTACGTCGTATTGAACCAGGAAATCGTGAAGCTTATTCAGCAGCAGTTGTTGAATACTTCCAACTTTGGAATGACCTCTTGTTCCAAATCCTCTCTACTCAAATCTATACCATGACATCGCGTCAAACCGTGTTAAAGGTTTAG
- the lpdA gene encoding dihydrolipoyl dehydrogenase: protein MVVGDLALELDTIVIGSGPGGYVAAIRAAQLGQKVAIIEKDNIGGVCLNVGCIPSKALINAGHRYQESMNSETFGVTAENVKIDFTKTQAWKDEQVVNKLTSGIAMLLKKNKVEIIRGTAFFNDTHQLRVVNDESAQSYTFKHCIIATGSRPIEIKGFKFGKRIIDSTGGLNLKEIPKKLVVIGGGYIGSELAGVYANLGSEITILEGAPSILPQFDKDMIKLVENEFKKKDVTIVNNAMAKDAKETKDGVVVSYEVYGKPATIEADYVMVTVGRRPNTDDLGLQVAGVETNERGLITVDKQGRTSQKHIFAIGDVTPGLALAHKASYEAKVAAEAISGQPSEIDYVAIPAVCFTDPELATVGLTEKEAKDQGLIVKVSKFPFGANGRALSLNAVEGFVRLISEKDTGLLLGGQVAGVGASDIIAEIGLAVEARMNVEDLSLTIHAHPTLSETVMDASEISLGLPIHI from the coding sequence ATGGTAGTAGGAGATTTAGCTCTTGAATTAGATACAATTGTTATTGGTTCAGGTCCTGGTGGATATGTTGCGGCAATTCGTGCAGCTCAATTAGGACAAAAAGTAGCAATTATTGAAAAAGATAATATTGGTGGCGTTTGCCTTAATGTTGGATGTATTCCTTCAAAAGCGTTAATTAATGCAGGTCATCGATACCAAGAATCAATGAATTCAGAAACATTTGGTGTTACAGCCGAAAATGTTAAAATTGATTTTACAAAAACACAAGCATGGAAAGATGAGCAAGTTGTTAATAAACTTACATCTGGAATTGCTATGTTATTAAAGAAAAATAAAGTTGAAATCATCCGTGGTACAGCATTCTTTAATGACACGCATCAATTACGTGTTGTAAATGATGAGTCAGCTCAATCATATACATTTAAACACTGTATTATTGCAACAGGTAGTCGTCCAATTGAAATCAAAGGATTTAAATTTGGAAAACGTATCATTGACTCAACAGGTGGATTAAACTTAAAAGAAATTCCTAAGAAACTTGTTGTTATCGGTGGAGGCTATATTGGTTCAGAATTAGCAGGTGTTTATGCTAATTTAGGATCAGAAATTACAATTCTTGAAGGAGCGCCTTCAATCTTACCTCAATTCGATAAAGACATGATTAAACTTGTTGAAAACGAATTTAAGAAAAAAGACGTTACAATCGTAAATAATGCTATGGCAAAAGATGCTAAAGAAACAAAAGATGGAGTTGTTGTTAGTTATGAAGTATATGGCAAACCCGCTACAATCGAAGCAGATTACGTTATGGTTACAGTTGGACGTCGTCCTAACACAGATGATCTTGGCTTACAAGTTGCCGGTGTTGAGACAAACGAACGTGGACTTATTACTGTAGATAAACAAGGACGTACAAGCCAAAAACATATCTTTGCTATTGGTGACGTAACTCCAGGTTTAGCATTAGCGCACAAAGCTTCATACGAAGCAAAAGTTGCTGCTGAAGCAATCTCAGGCCAACCTTCAGAAATCGACTATGTTGCGATTCCAGCGGTATGTTTCACAGACCCTGAATTAGCAACTGTTGGATTAACTGAAAAAGAAGCTAAAGACCAAGGATTAATAGTTAAAGTATCAAAATTCCCATTTGGTGCAAACGGTCGTGCACTTTCACTTAATGCAGTTGAAGGATTCGTAAGACTTATATCAGAAAAAGACACAGGATTACTACTTGGTGGACAAGTAGCCGGTGTTGGAGCAAGTGATATTATTGCTGAAATCGGATTAGCTGTTGAAGCACGCATGAATGTTGAAGATCTTTCTCTAACAATCCATGCTCACCCAACACTATCAGAAACAGTTATGGATGCATCTGAAATTTCACTCGGATTGCCAATTCATATTTAA
- a CDS encoding dihydrolipoyllysine-residue acetyltransferase, which translates to MSFIFKMPDVGEGIAEGEIVSWFVKEGDTIKEDEPLLEVQNDKLVQEIPSPVSGTITKIMVEPGTVATVGDDLVEIVAEGAVASAPAKEETAAPAPAAAAGSFVFNMPDVGEGIAEGEIVQWFVKVGDDIQEDAPLLEVQNDKLVQEIPSPVSGKIMNIMIEAGTVATVGQPLVEFAAEGHAPASTPAQTAAPVATASHAVAGNGESFAQNKIAGRVLAMPSVRQFARENNVDLTLVTATGKHGHIRKSDVEAFIAGGAAAPAVETPVVEATPSVETAPVAKPAAKPAPVVVTGSTTREKMTPTRKAISKAMVTSKATAPHVTLFDEVDVTELVNHRKKFKEIAAAQDVKLTFLPYIVKALTAVVRKYPILNSSVDDSTQEIVYKNFINIGFAADTPHGLYVPNIKNADSKGIFTVAKEISTLAAAANDNTLAGADMRDGSITISNIGSARGLWFTPIINYPEVAILGVGSIDKKPVVLADGTIGVGNMLALSLSFDHRIIDGALAQNAMNELKRLLNNPELLLMES; encoded by the coding sequence ATGTCATTTATATTTAAAATGCCTGACGTAGGTGAAGGAATTGCTGAAGGAGAAATCGTTAGTTGGTTCGTTAAAGAAGGCGACACAATTAAAGAAGATGAACCTCTATTAGAAGTTCAAAACGATAAACTCGTTCAAGAAATCCCATCCCCAGTATCAGGCACAATTACAAAAATTATGGTCGAACCAGGAACTGTAGCTACAGTTGGTGACGATCTCGTTGAAATCGTAGCAGAAGGCGCAGTAGCATCTGCACCTGCTAAAGAAGAGACAGCAGCACCTGCACCTGCAGCAGCTGCCGGATCATTTGTGTTTAATATGCCAGATGTGGGTGAAGGTATCGCTGAAGGTGAAATTGTACAATGGTTCGTTAAAGTCGGTGATGACATCCAAGAAGATGCACCACTATTAGAAGTTCAAAATGATAAGCTTGTTCAAGAAATCCCATCCCCAGTATCTGGAAAAATTATGAATATCATGATTGAAGCGGGTACAGTGGCAACAGTTGGACAACCACTCGTTGAATTTGCGGCAGAAGGACATGCACCAGCATCAACTCCTGCACAAACAGCAGCTCCAGTTGCAACTGCAAGCCATGCTGTTGCGGGAAATGGTGAATCGTTTGCACAAAATAAAATTGCTGGACGCGTTCTAGCAATGCCATCGGTTCGTCAGTTTGCACGTGAAAATAATGTTGATTTAACACTTGTTACAGCAACAGGTAAACACGGACATATCCGTAAATCAGATGTTGAAGCATTTATCGCAGGCGGCGCAGCTGCACCAGCAGTTGAAACTCCAGTCGTGGAAGCTACACCATCCGTTGAAACAGCACCAGTAGCAAAACCTGCAGCTAAACCAGCTCCAGTTGTTGTTACAGGATCAACTACACGTGAAAAAATGACACCAACACGTAAAGCAATTTCTAAAGCAATGGTTACAAGTAAGGCAACAGCACCACACGTTACATTATTTGACGAAGTGGATGTTACAGAACTTGTAAATCACCGTAAGAAATTCAAAGAAATTGCAGCTGCACAAGATGTTAAACTAACATTCTTACCTTACATTGTTAAGGCGCTAACTGCAGTTGTGCGTAAATACCCAATCTTAAATTCAAGTGTTGATGACTCAACACAAGAAATTGTTTACAAAAACTTCATTAACATTGGTTTTGCAGCAGATACACCTCACGGTTTATATGTTCCAAATATCAAAAATGCTGATTCAAAAGGAATCTTTACAGTTGCTAAAGAAATCTCAACATTGGCAGCCGCAGCAAATGATAATACATTAGCTGGAGCAGATATGCGCGATGGTTCAATTACAATTAGTAATATTGGATCAGCACGTGGACTCTGGTTTACACCAATCATCAACTACCCAGAAGTAGCGATCTTGGGTGTAGGAAGTATTGATAAGAAACCAGTTGTTCTAGCAGATGGAACAATCGGCGTTGGAAATATGTTAGCATTATCATTAAGCTTCGACCACCGTATCATCGATGGTGCCCTAGCACAAAATGCCATGAACGAACTCAAGAGATTGTTAAACAATCCTGAGCTTCTATTGATGGAATCTTAA